The DNA window CTCATTTACGACTTCCTTACAGAGACGTGCCTGGATTGTCATCAAGGGGAGTTCGCCGAGGCGAACTTCCGTATCGATGAACTGAAAGTGGAACTCGACGAACGGCATCGGTTTCGAGACTGGGAATTGATCTACGACCGTATTGTCAAGGGTGAAATGCCGCCCGAGGATGCTGAACAGCCAAGTGCGGATCAGCGGGAATCTTTCGTTCAAGTGCTTGATCAAACATTAGTCGCGGCGAGTCGAGCATCGCAGCAGAATCACGGTCGAACACAATTTCGACGGATGAATCGAGTCGAATATGAACACACGCTGCGCGATCTTCTGTCGCTGCCGGAATTAGAGGTCCGTGAAATGCTTCCTCCAGACGGGGAGGCGAGCGGGTTCGACACGGTCGGATCCGCGCTCGAATTGTCGTACGTACAAATTGCTCGCTATCTCCAAGCCTCGAATGCGGCAATCGACGAGGCCATGGTTAAGTTGCCTCCCCCAGAGGCGACGCGGACTTTCCTCGAGGCCAAAACCAACGGCCGGTTTTCCCAGGTCTTGAACAAAAGGAAGGAAGCAGTGCCGATCGGTAATGCGGTGGGGTTGCTGCGCCAGCCGAACACGGCTCAGGCTCCGTGGTGGTGGTCGAAGTTTGCTCCTCCAATCGACGGATACTACCGTCTTCGCATGAAGACGTTCGGCTTTCTGTGGGATCGCGGCAAGGTGTTGCCAGCGGATCGAAAACATGCCGTGACCTTTCACGCTGTTTTGGGGACCACCAAACGGCCATTGGGAACGTTTGATGTCGGCTCCACTTCGGACGAAGCGAGCATTCACGACTTCACAGCCTATCTGCGCCAGGGGGATCAAATCCAAATCTGGTTCGAGACACTCGATGATCGCAACAAGGGCCAGCGTGAGTTGGACGAATACACGGCACCGGGCGTCGCTGTCGAATGGCTGGAGGTAGAAGGGCCGTTGCAGTCACAATGGCCACCGGAAAGTCATCGACGGATGTTCGGCGACTTCCCTCTGGAGCCGTGGACTCCGGAATCGGGAGTTGAGCGTCCACCAGTTCCCATCATCGTCAATGGGGTCGGCAAACGTGCCCAATATGAGCCGGCCAAGCTCAACAACGTCGACTTGTTGCATGTAATCCCAGACGAGCCCGCCGCAGATGCACGCAAGCTTCTTGTCGATTTCGCTCGACGTGCCTTTCGCCGTCCCGTTCAAGAAGAGGAACTCGACGATGTTTACCGACTCGTGAAGAGCAAGTTGGACAACAAGGAAAGTTTCCAGGAGGCGATGCGGATCGGATTTCAATCGGTGTTGTGCTCACCCGACTTTCTTTATTTTCAGGAACACCCCGGTCGGCTCGATGACTACGCACTCGCAGATCGCCTCTCCTACTTCCTCTGGAAGTCGATGCCTGATCAGGAACTATTGCAATTGGCTGAATCGGGCCGTCTCAACCAATCGGATGTTCTCCGAAAACAGGTCGAGCGGATGCTGGACGATCCGAAGTCATCGCGATTTGTTGAAGATT is part of the Rubinisphaera margarita genome and encodes:
- a CDS encoding DUF1592 domain-containing protein, with protein sequence MMKLKRHATTYAKCLIVSFSWICLHSTSRADVFEVNPVQRALIYDFLTETCLDCHQGEFAEANFRIDELKVELDERHRFRDWELIYDRIVKGEMPPEDAEQPSADQRESFVQVLDQTLVAASRASQQNHGRTQFRRMNRVEYEHTLRDLLSLPELEVREMLPPDGEASGFDTVGSALELSYVQIARYLQASNAAIDEAMVKLPPPEATRTFLEAKTNGRFSQVLNKRKEAVPIGNAVGLLRQPNTAQAPWWWSKFAPPIDGYYRLRMKTFGFLWDRGKVLPADRKHAVTFHAVLGTTKRPLGTFDVGSTSDEASIHDFTAYLRQGDQIQIWFETLDDRNKGQRELDEYTAPGVAVEWLEVEGPLQSQWPPESHRRMFGDFPLEPWTPESGVERPPVPIIVNGVGKRAQYEPAKLNNVDLLHVIPDEPAADARKLLVDFARRAFRRPVQEEELDDVYRLVKSKLDNKESFQEAMRIGFQSVLCSPDFLYFQEHPGRLDDYALADRLSYFLWKSMPDQELLQLAESGRLNQSDVLRKQVERMLDDPKSSRFVEDFCGQWLDLREITTTQPDEVLYPEFDQFLLDSMVRETHAYFRTMLRDDLGVQHLIDSDFAMINSRLAELYDIPNVEGVQIRQIALPTDSPRGGLWTQASILKVTANGTTTSPVTRGAWVLDRIYGEPVPLPPANVPAIEPDLRGATTIRDQLEKHRSDTACAGCHRSIDPPGFALESFDVIGGWRGRYRSLGEGDPVKRKIKDDQPVRYRWGPLVESHGVAPNGRQFDDIHGLREILLLQQNKLAHNLASRLLVYATGAEIEFADRPVIAEIVKKSHSSHYGLRTLVHNVVQSDTFQMK